The following are from one region of the Centroberyx gerrardi isolate f3 chromosome 16, fCenGer3.hap1.cur.20231027, whole genome shotgun sequence genome:
- the nocta gene encoding nocturnin isoform X2 has protein sequence MEAMVCPMGSNGSSSRLFGTLAQSLSSAPLAQPDLYSDQNPDQGPDREGLAEADPDQLLRECEEALQSRPARPHRDLVYPSGPAASHHDHNPSIRVMQWNILAQALGEGKDGFIRCPLDALNWQERKYLILEEILTYRPDILCLQEVDHYYDTFQPIMASLGYHSTFLAKPWSPCLDVERNNGPDGCALFYRRSRFSLLATAHLRLSAMMLPTNQVAIVQTLRCRTTGRQLCVAVTHLKARSGWERLRSAQGADLLQNLRSITSRGGEAGQSTVPLIVCGDFNAEPSEDVYRRFSSSPLGLDSAYKLLSSDGQTEPAYTTWKIRPSGESCSTLDYIWYSHDALSVETLLDLPTEEQIGPDRLPSYHYPSDHLSLLCDVSFREQPHRLM, from the exons ATGGAGGCCATGG TTTGTCCGATGGGCAGcaacggcagcagcagcaggttgttCGGCACGTTGGCCCAGTCGCTGAGCAGCGCCCCCCTGGCCCAGCCTGACCTGTACTCGGACCAGAACCCGGACCAGGGGCCGGACCGGGAGGGCCTGGCCGAGGCGGACCCGGACCAGCTGCTCCGAGAGTGCGAGGAGGCCCTGCAGAGCCGTCCGGCCCGGCCGCACAGAGACCTGGTCTATCCCAGCGGCCCGGCGGCCAGCCACCACGACCACAACCCCTCCATACGGGTGATGCAGTGGAACATACTGGCACAAG cccTTGGTGAGGGGAAGGATGGGTTTATTCGTTGTCCACTGGACGCTCTCAACTGGCAGGAGAGGAAGTACCTGATCCTGGAAGAGATCCTCACCTACCGCCCCGACATCCTGTGTCTACAGGAAGTGGACCATTACTATGACACCTTCCAGCCAATCATGGCCAGCCTGGGTTACCACAGCACCTTCCTGGCCAAACCCTGGTCTCCCTGTCTGGACGTAGAGCGTAACAACGGCCCCGACGGCTGCGCCTTGTTTTACCGCCGCTCGCGCTTCTCCCTCCTGGCCACGGCTCACCTGCGGCTGTCGGCCATGATGCTGCCCACCAACCAGGTAGCCATCGTCCAGACGCTACGTTGCCGGACGACGGGCCGGCAGCTCTGCGTGGCCGTAACCCATCTGAAGGCTCGCAGCGGCTGGGAGAGGCTGCGGAGTGCACAGGGCGCCGACCTCTTGCAAAACCTACGGAGCATAACATCCCGTGGCGGCGAGGCCGGGCAGAGCACGGTCCCTTTAATAGTGTGCGGGGACTTTAACGCCGAGCCCTCGGAGGACGTTTACCGACGCTTCAGCTCCTCCCCCCTCGGCCTGGACTCGGCCTATAAGCTGCTGAGCTCCGACGGGCAGACGGAGCCGGCCTACACCACGTGGAAGATCCGCCCCTCCGGAGAGAGCTGCAGCACGTTGGACTATATCTGGTATTCCCACGATGCCTTGAGTGTGGAGACCCTGTTGGACCTTCCCACTGAGGAGCAGATCGGCCCCGACCGCCTCCCCTCCTACCACTACCCCTCCGACCACCTGTCGCTGCTCTGTGACGTCAGCTTCAGGGAGCAGCCCCATAGGCTGATGTAG
- the nocta gene encoding nocturnin isoform X1: MNPARRCSALLNQLCVSSRGGPTARRQFQPGGVSAPSGPRYCHPGVGGGGGGVSGTKPQVKPSGASPTGAPPVCPMGSNGSSSRLFGTLAQSLSSAPLAQPDLYSDQNPDQGPDREGLAEADPDQLLRECEEALQSRPARPHRDLVYPSGPAASHHDHNPSIRVMQWNILAQALGEGKDGFIRCPLDALNWQERKYLILEEILTYRPDILCLQEVDHYYDTFQPIMASLGYHSTFLAKPWSPCLDVERNNGPDGCALFYRRSRFSLLATAHLRLSAMMLPTNQVAIVQTLRCRTTGRQLCVAVTHLKARSGWERLRSAQGADLLQNLRSITSRGGEAGQSTVPLIVCGDFNAEPSEDVYRRFSSSPLGLDSAYKLLSSDGQTEPAYTTWKIRPSGESCSTLDYIWYSHDALSVETLLDLPTEEQIGPDRLPSYHYPSDHLSLLCDVSFREQPHRLM; encoded by the exons ATGAATCCAGCCCGTCGCTGTTCGGCGCTTCTCAACCAGCTGTGTGTCTCCTCGCGGGGGGGACCGACCGCCAGGAGACAGTTTCAACCGGGGGGAGTCTCGGCCCCTTCGGGACCACGATACTGTCACCCCGGtgttgggggaggaggagggggagtcaGCGGGACCAAGCCTCAGGTGAAGCCGAGCGGAGCATCACCCACCGGGGCACCACCAG TTTGTCCGATGGGCAGcaacggcagcagcagcaggttgttCGGCACGTTGGCCCAGTCGCTGAGCAGCGCCCCCCTGGCCCAGCCTGACCTGTACTCGGACCAGAACCCGGACCAGGGGCCGGACCGGGAGGGCCTGGCCGAGGCGGACCCGGACCAGCTGCTCCGAGAGTGCGAGGAGGCCCTGCAGAGCCGTCCGGCCCGGCCGCACAGAGACCTGGTCTATCCCAGCGGCCCGGCGGCCAGCCACCACGACCACAACCCCTCCATACGGGTGATGCAGTGGAACATACTGGCACAAG cccTTGGTGAGGGGAAGGATGGGTTTATTCGTTGTCCACTGGACGCTCTCAACTGGCAGGAGAGGAAGTACCTGATCCTGGAAGAGATCCTCACCTACCGCCCCGACATCCTGTGTCTACAGGAAGTGGACCATTACTATGACACCTTCCAGCCAATCATGGCCAGCCTGGGTTACCACAGCACCTTCCTGGCCAAACCCTGGTCTCCCTGTCTGGACGTAGAGCGTAACAACGGCCCCGACGGCTGCGCCTTGTTTTACCGCCGCTCGCGCTTCTCCCTCCTGGCCACGGCTCACCTGCGGCTGTCGGCCATGATGCTGCCCACCAACCAGGTAGCCATCGTCCAGACGCTACGTTGCCGGACGACGGGCCGGCAGCTCTGCGTGGCCGTAACCCATCTGAAGGCTCGCAGCGGCTGGGAGAGGCTGCGGAGTGCACAGGGCGCCGACCTCTTGCAAAACCTACGGAGCATAACATCCCGTGGCGGCGAGGCCGGGCAGAGCACGGTCCCTTTAATAGTGTGCGGGGACTTTAACGCCGAGCCCTCGGAGGACGTTTACCGACGCTTCAGCTCCTCCCCCCTCGGCCTGGACTCGGCCTATAAGCTGCTGAGCTCCGACGGGCAGACGGAGCCGGCCTACACCACGTGGAAGATCCGCCCCTCCGGAGAGAGCTGCAGCACGTTGGACTATATCTGGTATTCCCACGATGCCTTGAGTGTGGAGACCCTGTTGGACCTTCCCACTGAGGAGCAGATCGGCCCCGACCGCCTCCCCTCCTACCACTACCCCTCCGACCACCTGTCGCTGCTCTGTGACGTCAGCTTCAGGGAGCAGCCCCATAGGCTGATGTAG